In Sardina pilchardus chromosome 8, fSarPil1.1, whole genome shotgun sequence, the genomic window taaaaccagcgaaaatgaaaagtgaaagcgaaaccggcgatgatatcgccaatcctgcatagtatacctttaaagcaCATAAATATTGCAAAACAATAATAGACAGCCTTTTGTATCCATTATTTTTAAGCATAAAAATAAAACTGACATATATACCTATTCCTTCATATCAGGTCAGACTGTTGTGATAAGTTTAGTATTGATAATTTTTACTGTAACTGGTGTATTTAGAGGCAGTGCATCTCCAAGGAATAAGGTTTAATCTGGGACTTGTTGTGTAGCAGTTATGTGATCAAGTATTATAGATAACAGATGTGATGAAAAATTACTTATGCTACCAAGAGGTGAGATGCAGTGCAGGAGCCGCACTTCCATCAGTGGCCTACAGAGGGCAGCCAGAGCAGCCACACTGGCACTCTGTCACCACAGGGTGGAAGTACAGATCCATGGCTCATTTGTCAGTACAGTGCAGCATATCACGGGTCATGGTCTCCTTTGATGTTTcttttgcacacactcacacacacacacacacacacacacacacacacacacacatactacaaatCAGAGAGTCTGGGGACTCTCCTTTCAGCCAACTCCAACATCAACCACAGAGTAAAACACGCACACCCCAAACAAGACTTACAGCAAGCGACATAGGCCTACCCATGATGTGGTAAAAATGACATAATACACGTGACCTGAATGAACATAAAGTGACTACTAAAGCAGAAAACAATATCAAACACTGTTCACCTATCTGGAAGAACACCAAACCATCATCCTCAACCAAAACATGCACAGATAATGATCATACTGAGACAATCTTGGCAATAACATGATCCTGATTCTGATCTTATACCAGTGCAGCTCTACTCCAAGCAGAGCtaaaccccccccacacacacacgcatacattcaAAGTGTGACGGCATGGATTGGTGTCCCATGGATGCATCAACTGTATGACTGCCATTtgctttgtctgtctgcctgtcataCACAAACCCCCACAcatgccacatacatacacacttcgATAGAGAGAAACATACAAACCGTAAAGATATTCTGATAATAAAGTTGCCACTCCTCCTTATCCATGTGGAAGCCACTCCTGCCGGTGATAATACAGGAAACCGAATGACCTTTCACacttctgtctcctctcttgctgtgtgtggttGGGACAAGACATGGCGGACGCCACAGCCAAGAGACAGTCAAAAGAGTCTTTCACTTGTCCCGTTTGTCTGGATCTACTGAACAATCCAGTCGCCATTCCATGTGGACACACGTATTGTTTGGGCTGCATTAAAGGCTGCTGGGATCAGGAGGATGGTAAAGGCATCTACAGGTGCCCCCAGTGCAGATGGACTTTTAGGCCGAGACCTGCTGTCAGTAAAAACACCCTGATTGCTGAGATGGTTGAGGACTTCAGGAAGACTGGACTCcaggctgctgctcctgctctatctactgctggagctggagatgtGGAGTGTGATCTCTGCACTGGGAGAAAACTCAAAGCTGTGAAGTCTTGTCTGGATTGTCTGTTGTCTTACTGTGAAACTCACTTCAAAGTTCACAATGATGTGAATCCAGGAGGAAAACACTCAGTGATTGATGCCACAGGCCAGCTGCAGGAGAGGATCTGCCCTCATCATAAGAAGGTGTTTGAAATATTTTGTTGTACTGATCAGACTTGTATCTGCTATCTGTGCACGATAGACAGATATAGAGGCCATGATACAGTCACAGCTGTAGCAGAATGGACTGACAAACAGGTGAGTGGATCTGCACTTGTGTCTTAATTTTATTTGAAAGGtccgatatacagtacatgtaatgtTTGTGTATAATGACAACAGCATTATACTTCTTAAAGTCTACTGATTCTCTGTAGACTTATTAGGCTCATTGGAGAAGTCAGGTAAGCGTTCCAGGTGCAAAGTGTAAAATATGTTAAACATTGACATGGCAGCATCAATATGAATATCATAAAAGGTCCCATGGTTTTACAATCCCTGAGCCAGTTCGACTTGTATTTTATGCTATCAGTGCTCCAACTGAAAAACGTTCATGTTGTTTTATACAACAGTATATGTTTAAGAAACTAATATCTGGTCATTGTTATCATGTATCATTATCAACAGAAGCAGCTGGGAGAGACCCAGAGGAGATTCCAGCAGAGACTCcatgagaaggagaaggagctgcaggagctgaggaAGGCTGTGGAGACACTCAAGGTACTGGCCACAGAAAAGACAACGGCTGACTAATTAAGGGTTCAGCTCTCAAATATAATTCTAATTGTTAGGgcagctactgtatgttgatgTGCTATTACCAGATCACAGGTACTGTAGAACAAACTCCCCTTTTTATATAGCTTAATGCTGTATGCTAAATAATGGGCTTAAATCCAAAGCAACCTATTTGCAGAGTAGTATTAGCATTATATCAGACATTACGAGTGCACTGTCTGTTTGTGATATAAGAGCTGAACTGTGGAGAGAAGAGTCCAGATTTGCAATAACACATTCTAATTCCACCCTTGTTGTGAGTCCAGAGAGTAACTAGTCCACTGCTGTCATCTCTACAGCATGTAAAGAACCACTGACACCATGAAATATTTTCAGCTtcacctccctctgtgtgtctcctgccctcctctttgtgtgtctcctaacagagctctgcacagacagcagtggaggacaGTGAGAGGATCTACACTGAGATGATCCGCTCCATTGAGAGAAGGCGCTCTGAGGTGACAGAGCTGATCAGAGCTCAGGAGAAGGCTGAGGTGAGTCGGGCTGAAGGACTCCTGAAGAGACTGGAGCAGGAGAttgctgagctgaagaggagagatgctgaactggagcagctttcacacacagaggatcacATCCATTTCCTCAAGGTGACATCATTAATTTCAATTAAATGCatgaactgaaactgaaattgcAAACTAACTCGATGAAAATATGACCGCCATTCAGTTGATATATCTTTCTGTGCAAAATATGACATATGTCCACATGAGTGGTGTGATAAAAACTGTATGTGCTGTGTAATGTGTGATACGGATTGCGTTGCTTTACATGCAGTATGTAGAGAATTATCTTACATGCacatgtaacgggtgctagctggttagctatgctgtagaacgttagtaaacctcactccccgatgcttcaagagcgctgctggcatgaaagctagtagcctgggcttttagctggattgttagcgcgctcgactcccgatccgaggtgctgctgtctcgcgggttcgagtccgggcgtgtgcagggctggaccgcggtggttccacacaatgcaggttacacacacattaaacacagtaATGCAGAATAGCACACACGCTAAACCAACTGATTTAACTCATAATGTCTGCAACCTTCGGGGGAAACAGTCCTGCCTGACTATTCAGGTGGCCTGTCTCaccttgtgtttctctctgcagaATGTTGTGTCAGTCACTGCTGCTCCTTGCAGTACAGTTTCAACCAGCATGACCTTCAACCAACGTGTCTCTTTTGAGGCTGTGAAGGAATCTGTCTCTGCACTGAaggtgcagctggaggagaaatTGGATGGCATCTTTAAGCAGGAAGTAGCCAAGATATCTGCAGCAGGTTGGACAAACATCTTGAATGGATGCAATCATGAACTAGATCTGACACTGTATGAATGAATTGTTTGTGTCTCTTAACAATGATAACATTAATCACCTTCCAAAAATAATGGCATGAGTAGTTTTTTCCTGGTTTTTGAGAGAGCAAAAAAAGTGAGACAAAAATTATATTTAAGAATATTTGTAAGAAAATGACACATGCCATTAGCAATGTATCATCATtacactttttaaactgtaTATTGAAGCTGTATTGGCACTCTTTCTGTTTCAGTGTCCAGTGATATCCAGGCTTTCTTTCCTGAACTAGTGACCAGAGAGGAGCTCTTGCAGTGTAAGTTGGCCTGCCATACAAACACTACTGGGCACACTGTACCACACAAATACAAGTCTAAGTGTGTCCTGTTTTCTCTTCTCCATCAGACTCCGGTCACTTCACACTGGATCCAAAAACAGCAAACAGACACCTCCATCTGTCTGAGGGAAACAGGAGGGTGGAATATGGAACTGAGCGCCAGTCATACCCTGAAcatccagagagatttgatgtgTGTCCTCATGTGCTGTGTCGAGAGGGAgtgtctggacgctgctactgggagatTGAAAGGAGTGGGTTGATTGATATAGCAGTCtcatataaaagcatcagcaggaaAGGACAGGGTAGGGAGTGTCTGTTTGGATATAATGATCAGTCCTGGAGTCTGTTCCTCACCAGTTCCAGCTCCTCTTTCAGGCACAATAATAAAGAGACTAAACTCCCTCTTGTGGCCAGCTCCAGAATTGGAGTGTACGTGGATCACAGGGcaggaactctggccttttacagcatcactgacacactgacCCTCCTGCACAGTGTCAggaccacattcactcacacactctaccctgGGTTTAAGATATTTTCTGGATCATCAGTAAAGCTGTTGTGAACTACACCAATAGTGCAGGACAGAAATGTAAAGACCACAGATACAGCTAGATACTgtcatcacacccacacacactcctataaaCACATCCCATCTGATCAGCACACATATAAGCCTCCACTCACATGTAAGGATCTGGAAGCTGCAAGACCAAAGACCAAAACCACTCCCTCATCTCTGGACCCGAGCAGATGTTACAGCGCCTGCACCTCTAGACCTCTGCTGGAACCCACATCAGCACACCACATACGGTCTATGAGCCCAGTGTTTCACCCCCTCTGATCCTCTCTCACAATCCATTTCCCTCCTAccctctttcccctcccctGGGTTTGCAGGCCTTTAGTCCCTCTGTGATTAAATACGTTCTGATGGAAGGTCAATTATGAAGCTCTTTATCTTAGAGTGAATAGACACAAATCTTTATGAGAAGGTATTCAACAGACTttatcataaacattataataaaaaataccTCTGTTGAAATGTGCTCTTCATGAACTGGAATGCATGGCTGCCGTAATCTAAAAAAAACGTACATTAGAAATTCTGATGTGTTTGGTGGTTTGATGGCTCATTTTAAATGTACTTAAAAAGCACTGATCACTACTTTAGAAGTTAGTCCTGGATACGCTGAATATACACTGCCGTTCAAAAGTTTGGAGTCACTTAGAAGAAGTCCTTGTTTTTATCATTAATGTTGTAAATgactgttgtagaaagaaatggctAATCTGTACAGATGCCCatatcagcaaccattcatccaatattccaaaggcacattctgtttacaaatctgacatcattttaaaaggctaactgagaaaacattggagaacaattttgaaattttcaaaaatgaaaaaaaaaaaccccaaaaaaacAACTGATCTGGTATTCTGTCTTCAATGGAGTGGAAAGAAAATGTTttagtgaccccaaacttttgaacagCAGTATAGCCTACTTCTAATAGGACATGTGAGAATGATAATATGACATGGTCACAAAAATACTAATATTAAGTGGACATGGTCTAAATGGACAGATTAAAAATGCTCACATGTAGTGGTGTGACAGGGGCAAGGGCCAAGTCTCACAGGAGCTGCACAGCCAATGCTACAGTAAGTCTCAACCCTCACATGGTTCCCATCACTAGAAGCTGTCAATTATATTAccactaaacaaaaaaaaagaacacacacaccaggagtaCAACAGAGCCTAAaaggtaaaataataataatgacagttCTGAGTGAATGCCACCTTCACAGTGGGCGCATTTTCAACACTTGGGCGCATACGTTCCTTACACTTCTTTGTGTAGACATGTTCAATTAAAAGGGTTGTCTGTTGAGTGCCCACAGCTCTATAGATACAAATCCAAGCTACGGGTTcgatagtctggctatcacactaaacactaaactcaatcttttaagattgaacattccAGTCCTGGGAGGCagtgctgtatttctactgtacAAGAGGCAAGATCGATGGACATAGTTCAAAGGCTCTGTCTGTAGCCATTTGAATAgttcttcaaccaatcagaccaacaatccaggTGCGCATGGTGGATAAGCTGGAGTGCTACAGTATTTGCCTACCCTAAATGCAAGGAAGTCTTTCTCAAGCTGTTGTCTACACTGAATTCAGAAGAAACGAAACTAAACGTAAGGGAGGCTTCAGCGGTTCCTGAGGTACTTGTCGGTCAAAGAATGGCAGAGGCGATTTCAATTAACCAGGATATTTTTATCTGTCCGATTTGTTTGGATCTACTTAAGGATCCAGTGACTCTTAACTGTGGGCACAGTTACTGCACGGGCTGCATTAAGGGCTGCTGGGATCAGGAAGATCCGACGGGAGTTTACAGCTGCCCACAATGCAGACAGACTTTCACTCCGAGACCTGTTTTAAACAAAAATAGTGTTGTTGGTGAGCTTGTGGAACAACTAAGGAAGACCAGAATTCAAGGTAGTGCTTCTTCTCAGTGTTATGCTGGACCTGGAGATGTGGAGTGTGACAGCTGCACCGGGAGAAAACTGAAAGCCGTCAAGTCATGCTTGGCGTGTTTGTTGTCGTACTGTGAGACTCATCTCCAGCGCCATGATGAACTCTCAGGGAAAAGACACAACGTGGTCGATGTCACAGGTCAGCTACAGGACAAGATCTGCGCTCAACACCAGAAGCTCCTGGAGGTATTTTGTCGCACGGATCAGAGTTGCGTCTGTGTGCTATGTCTAGATGAACACAAAGGCCATGAGATGGTCACAGCTGCAGCTGAGAGAACGGAGAAACAGGTAAGTACTACCAGGAAGGAGTTCAGTTGCTGATATTTTTAGTTTGACTGCTCACCCACCGTGTAATTCCACCGAGGAACACGAGCCACATAGGATTGGGTAATGTATGccgtttttccgtgttttcaaCTGCGGTCACCGACTAGAGCTCCTGCGTAAAGATCAATGGAAACATGAACTCCACATACAGGGAACCAACCTCGGGTGCTTCGGGGCCGTGAAGGATTTGAGCAGTTTcgtctacagtaggctatgctatatgGTTGCACAGTTATTGCAATCACAATATGATCCAACGTAATTGCCTGATAGCAAAAGCTACAAATAATCGAGTACAGTTAATTTTTGTCTCGGGGTAGCTTACAGACTTTCTAATTGGTGAGCTTCGCGGTCGGTCTGCTGTGTTGCTTGCTGGGTGTCCTCACCAATCAGGACTGACCAATTAACTGAGTCAATTCATTGAAATTAAAAGAACAATATCGCAAAACGCATTATCTGCCAGAAAAATCGAAGAAAAAAAATCGTAACTGCTATAATTCCCAAATCGTGCAGCCCTAATGCCATTGTTATACTGTGATTATTTAATTAGAGGCATATACTATTTTTAGATAATTATGTTTATGTATCCTATTTGTTATAatcaaataggctactgtaagtgtATGGTTGTGAATAtgtgcagtagcctaggcctaccatTTTGGGTTCCCAGTCATATTGGCACATACCAATTTAGGCTAATTGACTGACTTTATTTAAAGCAAGGTTTTTTGACAATGGGTCAACTTACTTTTTTGATAAAGTTTTTGTTGACTGTGTGCCGAACCGCGTGTTTCAGCCCATGTTTCACAACAAGTGgtcattaattattattattattataaggaGCCCCAGGGCAGGGTTCatattgtgctttttgaaaGGAAAACCTTTCTAATCATTAGGAATCAAATTATATTACTTAAATGTTTCTTTCATAAGATACAAAGAATAGTGTGTTGAACCAGTTATTACTGATCCCATCAGTATACCAGTTATTACTGATCCCATCTGCTCCTTTTGCCAAGTAAATATTAACACAGTCGGGGTCATGACTGAGTATATGGTATCTCTCCTAATATAAGTCCCAATAAAGAGACTGCTTCCTCAGTGGTTTCCACAGATTCTGCACAGAAACAGGCTTCTTAATGACTAATTTCACATCTGAATTCATGTGAGGGTTGAATTACTATTGAATATCCAGTGTACAGTAAGCACTATGTGTAGTCTGGTATTGTCACTGTGTCATttagaaagagatggaggagaccaAGAGGAAAGTCCAGCAGACactccaggagagagagaaggagctgctggagctgagGAAGGCTGTGGAGACTCTCAAGGTGAGTACTGAGAAAACTATAAACCCTTTCAGCTGTATAGATAAACAGGTGCGTTCCACAGGCATTCCTGGTAGCACAGTTCATAACATTGAGCTGATGGTAACTTGTTAAGAAATAAAACTTTAGTTCTGACCAAAGGAGAGAACAGCAGCAGTCTGCTATGTTAGTGCTCATCTAACGGTAGCCAGttggtacatacagtagctgtgcAGTGTAAAACTTCCCCCCAACGCCTTAAGAGATGCTACTGTACCTGAGTGTTTTGCTACGTCAGAAAGTATGAGCGCAGGGCTGAGCCAGGTGATCAACACAACGCAGTTTACACTCAGTCACTGTTCTTGTCCAGTCTGTAATGCTGAGTCACTTTTCAGTTCCTCTGTGCCACGCTGTGGGCAACAAGCTGTGTGGAAGAGCTGAGTCAAGGCTGCTTTATATGGaccctcctctttgtgtgtctccaaacagagctctgcacagacagcagtggaggacaGTGAGAGGATCTTTACTGAGATGATCCGCTCCATTGATAGAAGGCGCTCTGAGGTGACAGAGCTGATCAGAACTCAGGAGAAGGCTGAGGTGAGTCAGGCTGAAGGACTCCTGAAGAGACTGGAGCAGGAGAttgctgagctgaagaggagagatgctgaactggaGCAGCTTTCACAAACAGACGATCACATCCATTTCCTTAAGGTAAATGTAGATGGAGTTTTGGATTGTACACAAAAGGATTAAACTGTCATACAGTTGGTAGCATACCAATTAAAATACCTCATTTATCTGTTTTCAGTTCAATAGTCTTGTATTCACTGCAAAAGCTCTATTAATTGTACATTGCCATGGCTTGTAATGCTAAGCCATTACAATAGTAATTTTGACAATCCTTATTATTGACATTCATATATATGTAGAAAATAATTTGGCTGACTCTGACTTTGGCTGGCAGAATTGAGCAAGTCCCCTGCAGAAGATCCATGTCAGACTAAAGGGTAAACCagaccaggggtgcgtttcccgataacgatggatagacactcttacgagggttttctacgattcatcttaagatcgatcaTTTGgttttgccgactgtttcctgaacatgctcgtagcgtgaatGCGCGTGCACTGAtcttacgatgctcttaaggggagctgtccacgagaaaagttctgaaatatcccctaatttgattgatggtgatgtcaggtgactgcacgtcacagctaagcctaccgtctgaacttcggatctatacattaattcaCATCAATACGagaatagaaaacctttgacatctacatgtaagcattccaagtagcctaggccatataccacacacaggcatactttttattatttaacattagattgttgccccgtttttatgtttgttagaTAGGATATGTAAcatattaggcttcggctagcttactcctacatcgttcatgccagttctttgctaacctacttgtgagagcacggtgctgcctgtgcaatatGTTTCGAGGTGTcacgtttgaataaagaggttgataagaaaatgaggaaatgtgtaggcttaaagggatattccgccatttttggaaatacgctcatttttcacctcccctcgagcaaaacaatcgatatttaccttgttcccgttcatccagccattctgtgagtctggcgatacaacttttagcttcagcctagcatagatcattgaatcggattagaccattagcttctcgcctgctagcttcatgtttaaaagtgactaagatttctggcaattttcccatttaaaacgtgtctcctctcaagttagaaagtgcaataagaccaactgaaaatgaaacctggcgtttttctaggctgatttgacatggaactacattctcatctggcgtaataatcaaggcaacttgcaaacgtaccataggcgcagtgatatcgtacgcagcatctgaaaatagtccccatagacaacaagcagtagtagtgccagtagtttgcaagttgccttgattattacgccagatgagagtgtagttccatgtcaaatcagcctagaaaaatgccaggtttcattttcagttggtcttattgcactttctaacgtgagaggagacacgttttaaatgggaaaattgccagaaatcttagtcacttttaaacatgaagctagcaggcgagaagctaatggtctaatccgattcaatgatctatgctaggctaaagctaaaagttgtatcgccagactcacagaatggctggatgaacgggaacaagataaatatcgattgttttgctcgaggggaggtggaaaatgagcgtatttccaaaaatggcggaatatccctttaaataacatagcctaggcttagATTCTGACGCAGTACAGACTATAGCCACATATTCCTTTCTgtgtttttacctcataagcctaataaaaataaataaataaaaggctacacaaaaagataatggcaaacttttctggcgACGTCTCGTTTCCTAACttgtttgtaggctatttttgtCCGGTTTTGATAACatcattatgtccattgaatgaatgctattttgcatgctaaaatctgaatcatcacaagtaaatacaataaagaatggtaacgtaagttggatcattataatcttagttgtaatccccctgcatatcctgctggtgactccactgaggcatagcgttacgacgctcttagtcagcaacgagaactctggaacactcgtagatctacgagtgttttcacgatgctcttaagttaagatggtttcgggaaacagtcggcaaaccttaagacggtcgtaagagggactttacgatcatcgaaggcttacgatgctttcgggaaacgcacccctgaacTTTAAATTTGGGTTGCTAtccagtcatctctctctctctctctctctctctctctctctc contains:
- the LOC134089154 gene encoding E3 ubiquitin-protein ligase TRIM16-like → MADATAKRQSKESFTCPVCLDLLNNPVAIPCGHTYCLGCIKGCWDQEDGKGIYRCPQCRWTFRPRPAVSKNTLIAEMVEDFRKTGLQAAAPALSTAGAGDVECDLCTGRKLKAVKSCLDCLLSYCETHFKVHNDVNPGGKHSVIDATGQLQERICPHHKKVFEIFCCTDQTCICYLCTIDRYRGHDTVTAVAEWTDKQKQLGETQRRFQQRLHEKEKELQELRKAVETLKSSAQTAVEDSERIYTEMIRSIERRRSEVTELIRAQEKAEVSRAEGLLKRLEQEIAELKRRDAELEQLSHTEDHIHFLKNVVSVTAAPCSTVSTSMTFNQRVSFEAVKESVSALKVQLEEKLDGIFKQEVAKISAAVSSDIQAFFPELVTREELLQYSGHFTLDPKTANRHLHLSEGNRRVEYGTERQSYPEHPERFDVCPHVLCREGVSGRCYWEIERSGLIDIAVSYKSISRKGQGRECLFGYNDQSWSLFLTSSSSSFRHNNKETKLPLVASSRIGVYVDHRAGTLAFYSITDTLTLLHSVRTTFTHTLYPGFKIFSGSSVKLL
- the LOC134089153 gene encoding tripartite motif-containing protein 16-like; its protein translation is MAEAISINQDIFICPICLDLLKDPVTLNCGHSYCTGCIKGCWDQEDPTGVYSCPQCRQTFTPRPVLNKNSVVGELVEQLRKTRIQGSASSQCYAGPGDVECDSCTGRKLKAVKSCLACLLSYCETHLQRHDELSGKRHNVVDVTGQLQDKICAQHQKLLEVFCRTDQSCVCVLCLDEHKGHEMVTAAAERTEKQKEMEETKRKVQQTLQEREKELLELRKAVETLKSSAQTAVEDSERIFTEMIRSIDRRRSEVTELIRTQEKAEVSQAEGLLKRLEQEIAELKRRDAELEQLSQTDDHIHFLKKFQMVSPQPQSEDLSGIFVSQSLSYEAVKKSVSTLKGQLENFLKSEVMKISAAVFDVQAVLTEPVTREDFLKYSCHFTLDPNTADRSLHLSEGNRWVERRAERQSYPDHPERFDVWEQVLCREGVSGRCYWEVEWIGKVAIAVSYKSISRKGWYDECRFGFNNQSWRLGLSGRSSSFRNNNKKTKLPLVTSSRIGVYVDHRAGTLAFYSISDTMTLLHRVQNTFTQTLYPGFYINTSASVKLL